DNA from Salinispora arenicola:
ATCTCGGCCATACCCCGTTTCACGTGGGTGGTGCCGGTGACAGGGGCATTGGTGGAAGAGTTCGGAGATTGGGATTCGGGCACCGTTCATCGCTCCTAGGGACGTGCACGCGAGTGACTGGCAAGGATGCTACGAGGGCCACAACGCCAGCCCGACAGCCAATCAGACCCATGGTGGCCTGACCTGTGTCCGTCGTCACGTACCCGGTCGATCTGCGAGTATGTCCTCGGGGGCCGCCAGCGTCGGGTCGTCGATGTCGAAGTACTGCGGCCAGGGGCGCCGACGCCCCATCCGCATCAGCCGCACCAATGGTCGACCACGGGCCGCCCGTGCCCCCCGGACCAGGTCCGTGTGCACCTGTCGGGCCAGGGCCAACCGCCGACTGGCGGCGATGACGGCCTCGGTGTCCGGATCATCCGGATCGAGCTGCGACGCTCGCAGTTGCCGGGTGAGGTCGTTCTCCGCGGCCTCCCGCTCGTCCGGGCGAACCTCCAGCGCGACCCGCGCCGCCGCGTACAGCTGAGCGCCGTAGCGACGCTCGGCGAGCACGGCCGCCGCCGCCGCCCGGCGCAACAGGTGGGCGTCGAGCGCGCGCGCCGCGAGCTCCGCCCGGTCCTGCAACCGCTCGACCCGGCCGGCCGTCCAGACGAGGTACGTCGCCAGCAGCGCGACCACCAGCGTCGCGCCCACCACCCACCACATGCCCGGCATCGTAGTGCTGCTCCGTCCCGTCTCCGTCGGTCGCCCGCGTACCGCCGGCCAACCGGTCAGCCCAGCCCCACCCATTCCTGGTCGATGACCCGGCCGTCGGCGGCCTCCATCGCAGCTGCGTACACCTCAAGAATCCGGCGGGCGACCACGGGCCAGTCGTAGTTCGCCACCACCTGGTCCGCGTAGGCGGTCAGCTCGGCCCGCGCGTCCGTGTCGTCCAGCAGGTCGACGAGAGCGGCCCGCAGCGCCACCGGGTCTCCGGTACGGAACAGACGACCGGCGCGGCCACGGTCCAACACCCGGCGGAACGCGTCGAGGTCACTCGCGAGCACAGCGGTCCCCGCCGCGAGCGCCTCGGTGAGGATCATGCCGAACGACTCCCCGCCCGTGTTCGGCGCCACGTAGACGTCGACGCTCCGCAGCATCCGCGCCTTGTCCTCCTCGGAGACCAGCCCGAGGAAGGTGACTCGGTCCCGCAGCTCGGTCGGGAAGAGGTCGAACAGGTCGGCCGGGTCGCCGGGACCGGCGACCAGCAGCCGTAACCCCGGGCGCTCGGGGGCCAGCCGGACGAACGCGTCCCGCAGCACCGGAAAGCCCTTGCGGGCCTCGGTGAACCGGCCGAGGAACCCGATCGTGCCACCGCTGCCGGGGGCACA
Protein-coding regions in this window:
- a CDS encoding glycosyltransferase family 4 protein, which produces MRIGIVCPYSFDVPGGVQNHVLDLAEALIGLGHEVSVLAPADEESRLPPYVVSAGRAVPLPYNGSVARVAFGPVSTARVRRWINRGDFDVLHVHEPLTLSLSMFAVLSARGPVVATFHTAMARSRVLAAAQGVLQIVLERITARIAVSALARKVQVEHMDGGAVEIPNGVAIAKFAGAQPLPGWPGTCAPGSGGTIGFLGRFTEARKGFPVLRDAFVRLAPERPGLRLLVAGPGDPADLFDLFPTELRDRVTFLGLVSEEDKARMLRSVDVYVAPNTGGESFGMILTEALAAGTAVLASDLDAFRRVLDRGRAGRLFRTGDPVALRAALVDLLDDTDARAELTAYADQVVANYDWPVVARRILEVYAAAMEAADGRVIDQEWVGLG